The Gammaproteobacteria bacterium genome window below encodes:
- a CDS encoding molybdopterin-dependent oxidoreductase, translated as MQTDKIKAPEGHSIHHVTCPHDCPDSCSMLVTKDDSTGKAVRVQGDPTHPITRGYLCNKVNHYLDLVYNENRVLYPHKRVGPKGPGAKFERISWDEALETITGNFKSVISEYGSAAVQPYSYSGTMGMVGYWTMDYRFWNKMGAGGLVQSICIYAAMWAGLHTYGLAHPNMSVHEAAEKADLMILWGANLVSTGVHAIPFIREAKERGMKLIVIDPRVTRTTMMADWHIQPKPGTDAALALGMMKVIVDAGKHDLEFLKEQTNGWEALLETKLPDYPLDKVEKITGVPAADIEKLAMEYASTKKTFIRANYGLNRHQNAGQMCRSILVLPCITGAWREDCGGACFGNLEEMWFRCMTPQLHRPDLGKRERTINMVQIGRALSENIGADGEQLDPPIKSIFVYNSDPANCAPNTNGVRNGFMRDDLFVAVHETFWTDTCNYADIVIPADTQLERMDMVATYGNWYFTMNKPVIEPLGESVRNSELFRILAKKMDYVEDGDNAFTQTDEELVRDVLCDEGESNLLMEGIKYEDFENKGFVRANTSTESRNFMKNGWPTPSGKIDIWCDALKEEGIDPLPSYVPEIEGQEDPKRKKYPLQILSSASHYFIGDSFQSVPRLQAMMSRPTVELNPKEAKKRGLEDGDLCRLYNDRGETYAYLVIIEGHVDGICSTQKQFKGSNTPGGVNVNALNSEMLTDFGTSPTFYSVLCEIDKASEEMRKKALLKEWGGKKGYVQKWREDPQNQGVEASDKEILAFAEKRHPGIFS; from the coding sequence ATGCAGACCGATAAAATTAAAGCGCCCGAAGGGCATTCGATTCACCACGTAACCTGCCCACATGACTGTCCTGACTCGTGTTCGATGCTGGTAACTAAAGACGATTCAACAGGTAAAGCGGTACGCGTTCAAGGTGATCCAACGCATCCTATTACTCGCGGTTATCTGTGTAACAAGGTGAATCACTATCTTGATTTGGTCTACAACGAAAATCGTGTGCTTTATCCGCATAAGCGTGTGGGACCAAAAGGCCCAGGTGCTAAATTTGAACGCATCAGTTGGGATGAAGCACTAGAAACCATTACTGGAAATTTCAAAAGTGTAATTAGCGAATACGGCAGTGCTGCAGTACAGCCATATTCGTATTCAGGAACCATGGGTATGGTCGGTTATTGGACGATGGATTATCGTTTCTGGAACAAGATGGGAGCGGGTGGTTTAGTGCAGTCGATTTGCATATATGCAGCAATGTGGGCGGGCTTACATACTTACGGTTTAGCGCATCCAAATATGTCAGTGCATGAAGCGGCTGAAAAAGCAGATTTGATGATCCTCTGGGGTGCGAATTTAGTCAGCACCGGTGTGCATGCGATTCCATTTATTCGCGAAGCCAAAGAACGTGGCATGAAGTTGATCGTAATCGATCCGCGGGTAACACGTACTACGATGATGGCAGATTGGCATATTCAACCTAAGCCAGGTACCGATGCTGCTTTAGCGCTAGGCATGATGAAAGTCATAGTAGATGCCGGCAAGCATGATCTTGAATTTTTGAAAGAGCAAACAAATGGCTGGGAAGCTTTACTAGAAACCAAACTTCCTGACTATCCATTAGATAAAGTGGAAAAAATTACCGGTGTTCCTGCGGCAGATATTGAAAAGCTTGCAATGGAATACGCTTCAACGAAGAAGACATTCATTCGTGCAAACTACGGTTTAAACCGCCATCAAAATGCAGGACAAATGTGTCGCTCCATTTTAGTTCTACCATGCATTACAGGTGCATGGCGTGAAGATTGTGGTGGTGCTTGTTTTGGTAATTTAGAAGAAATGTGGTTCCGCTGCATGACTCCACAATTACATCGTCCAGATTTAGGGAAACGCGAACGTACTATCAATATGGTGCAAATTGGTCGTGCTTTATCTGAGAATATTGGTGCAGATGGTGAGCAGTTAGACCCGCCTATTAAAAGCATCTTTGTTTATAACTCTGACCCCGCTAACTGCGCACCCAATACAAATGGTGTGCGAAACGGTTTTATGCGTGATGACTTGTTTGTTGCAGTGCATGAAACTTTCTGGACCGATACCTGTAACTATGCTGATATCGTTATTCCTGCAGATACACAGTTAGAGCGCATGGATATGGTAGCTACCTATGGCAACTGGTATTTCACAATGAATAAACCCGTCATTGAGCCTTTAGGCGAAAGTGTTCGTAATTCGGAATTATTCCGTATCTTAGCGAAGAAAATGGATTACGTTGAAGACGGTGATAATGCATTTACACAAACAGACGAAGAACTTGTTCGCGATGTGTTATGTGATGAAGGTGAATCTAATCTGTTAATGGAAGGTATTAAATACGAAGACTTTGAAAATAAAGGTTTTGTTCGTGCCAATACTAGTACGGAGAGCAGAAACTTTATGAAAAACGGCTGGCCAACTCCATCAGGTAAAATAGATATCTGGTGTGATGCATTGAAAGAAGAAGGAATAGATCCATTGCCTTCTTATGTGCCAGAAATTGAAGGTCAAGAAGATCCTAAACGTAAAAAATATCCTCTACAGATATTAAGTAGTGCGTCGCACTACTTTATTGGTGATTCGTTCCAATCAGTGCCACGTTTACAAGCCATGATGTCTAGGCCAACGGTGGAATTAAATCCGAAAGAAGCCAAAAAACGAGGCTTAGAAGATGGTGATTTATGTCGATTGTATAATGACAGAGGTGAGACCTATGCATACCTTGTGATTATTGAAGGCCATGTGGATGGTATTTGTTCTACGCAAAAACAATTTAAAGGTAGTAACACACCTGGCGGTGTGAACGTGAATGCCTTGAATTCAGAAATGCTTACAGATTTTGGAACTAGTCCAACTTTCTATTCTGTGCTTTGTGAAATTGATAAGGCTAGTGAAGAGATGCGTAAAAAAGCTCTACTCAAAGAGTGGGGCGGTAAAAAAGGCTATGTTCAAAAATGGCGTGAAGATCCACAAAACCAGGGTGTTGAAGCAAGTGATAAAGAAATTCTCGCATTTGCTGAAAAACGTCATCCCGGTATCTTTAGCTGA